One genomic region from Terasakiella sp. SH-1 encodes:
- a CDS encoding response regulator produces the protein MVSVLLVDDDPQILDSTKLFLEAYDFHVTLARNGIEAMDMIQKQDFDLAIVDLFMPYSGGIETISKICRRMPIIAVSGQMKDRLSEEEISRSLNVDHFFAKPFDPRKLVHAINELVH, from the coding sequence ATGGTTAGCGTTCTGCTCGTCGATGACGATCCACAGATCCTTGATAGCACAAAGCTATTTCTGGAAGCTTATGACTTCCATGTCACTTTGGCACGCAATGGTATCGAAGCGATGGATATGATCCAAAAACAAGATTTTGATCTGGCCATCGTCGACCTGTTCATGCCGTACAGTGGCGGTATTGAAACCATCTCGAAGATTTGTCGCCGCATGCCTATCATTGCCGTTTCCGGCCAAATGAAAGATCGTTTAAGTGAAGAAGAAATTTCACGCAGCCTGAATGTCGATCATTTTTTTGCCAAACCGTTTGACCCCAGAAAATTAGTCCATGCGATTAATGAATTGGTCCATTAA
- a CDS encoding dienelactone hydrolase family protein codes for MARFVKVLMCVCFVSFTLSGQVQAKVVGEEIKYHVDGQEFTGYLAYDDRMEGARPGILVVHEWWGHNPYARKRAEMLAALGYTALALDMYGTGKLAQHPKDAKAFMMATVSNMEVAEKRFDAAHALLKSLTVVNEKKTAALGYCFGGGMVLHAARTGRDLKGVVSYHGSLKAKTKAMPGKVKAKIRVFNGADDPFIKADHITAFQQEMKGAGVDYDFVNYAGAVHSFTNPEADKFATKFKMPVGYNAQADADSWMRTRAFLQDLFAQ; via the coding sequence ATGGCACGCTTTGTAAAAGTTCTTATGTGTGTTTGTTTTGTATCTTTTACCCTTTCAGGGCAGGTACAGGCCAAGGTCGTGGGTGAAGAAATCAAATATCATGTTGATGGGCAGGAATTTACCGGATATCTCGCCTATGATGACCGGATGGAAGGCGCAAGGCCCGGTATACTGGTTGTTCATGAATGGTGGGGGCATAACCCTTACGCCCGCAAACGTGCTGAAATGCTGGCCGCACTTGGCTATACAGCGTTGGCCTTGGATATGTATGGTACAGGCAAACTGGCCCAGCACCCCAAAGATGCCAAGGCTTTTATGATGGCAACAGTTTCAAATATGGAAGTGGCTGAAAAACGTTTTGACGCCGCCCATGCGTTATTGAAAAGCCTGACGGTTGTAAATGAAAAGAAAACAGCTGCACTTGGTTATTGTTTTGGCGGCGGGATGGTTTTACATGCAGCCAGAACAGGACGTGATTTAAAAGGGGTGGTCAGTTATCACGGTTCTTTAAAAGCCAAAACAAAGGCAATGCCCGGTAAGGTAAAGGCAAAAATACGTGTCTTTAACGGGGCTGATGACCCTTTTATCAAGGCTGATCATATTACGGCTTTTCAGCAGGAAATGAAGGGTGCAGGTGTGGATTATGATTTTGTCAATTATGCCGGGGCTGTGCATAGTTTCACCAATCCTGAGGCAGATAAATTTGCAACAAAATTCAAAATGCCCGTGGGGTATAATGCACAGGCTGATGCGGATAGCTGGATGCGGACACGGGCTTTTTTGCAGGATTTATTTGCACAGTAA
- a CDS encoding ABC transporter transmembrane domain-containing protein has product MAQNPRLMDRPKSKNLNVLVRLFSFLKPYKGRVVLAFIALSTVVVATLGLGQGLRQLIDTGFSAQNPDALDTALMMLVGLSVVMAVGTFVRFYMVSWIGERVVADIRQAVFQRILSLDSAFFEVTKTGEILSRLTTDTTLLQSVIGSSASMALRNIMNLIGGIVMLFITNVKLTGLVLLVVPLVVIPIIFYGRKVRKLSKESQDRVADVGAYAEESINAMSTVQAFTHEQEDSKRFFGEVTGAFDAAIRRIQARSILTATVILLVFGAIGAVLWVGGRDVMEGVISGGELAAFLFYATMVAFSVGVISEVMGELQRAAGATERLVELLDTESQVSAPQNPVALPDYHEGGVKFDTVNFRYPSRPDIAALTEVSLTIAPGETVALVGPSGAGKTTLMQLMLRFYNLDSGSVEIDGVDIAHADPVEVRKRMALVPQDPVIFSANAWENIRYGRPEASDEDVRAAADAAQATEFLEKLPDGFDTFLGEKGTRLSGGQRQRLSIARALLRDPSILLLDEATSALDAENERIVQQALDRLMVGRTTLIIAHRLATVVNADRICVIDQGCIKAIGTHQELLENSELYAKLAKLQFSADMTQ; this is encoded by the coding sequence GTGGCCCAAAACCCGCGTCTGATGGATCGCCCAAAAAGCAAGAACCTGAATGTTCTGGTTCGTCTGTTTTCATTTCTTAAGCCTTATAAAGGGCGTGTCGTTCTGGCCTTTATTGCACTGAGCACAGTGGTTGTCGCGACTTTGGGGTTGGGCCAGGGGTTACGCCAGCTTATTGATACGGGCTTTAGTGCGCAAAATCCCGATGCCTTGGATACGGCTCTGATGATGTTGGTGGGACTGTCGGTTGTTATGGCAGTTGGGACCTTTGTGCGGTTTTACATGGTGTCCTGGATCGGGGAGCGCGTGGTTGCCGATATTCGTCAAGCTGTGTTTCAACGTATCCTGTCTTTGGACAGTGCTTTTTTTGAAGTCACCAAAACTGGGGAAATCCTGTCGCGTTTAACAACGGATACCACCTTGTTACAATCGGTTATTGGTTCCAGTGCATCCATGGCCTTGCGCAATATCATGAATTTAATCGGCGGTATTGTGATGTTGTTTATCACCAATGTAAAGCTGACCGGGCTGGTTTTACTGGTGGTGCCTTTGGTGGTGATCCCGATCATTTTTTATGGCCGCAAGGTGCGCAAGCTTTCCAAAGAAAGTCAGGACAGGGTGGCCGATGTCGGGGCTTATGCCGAAGAAAGTATCAATGCTATGTCCACCGTTCAGGCATTTACCCATGAGCAGGAAGATTCCAAACGCTTCTTTGGGGAAGTTACAGGGGCGTTTGATGCTGCCATTCGTCGTATTCAGGCGCGTTCCATCCTGACCGCAACAGTGATTTTGCTGGTTTTTGGCGCCATTGGTGCGGTGTTGTGGGTTGGCGGGCGCGATGTCATGGAAGGTGTCATCAGCGGTGGTGAACTTGCCGCCTTTTTATTTTATGCCACGATGGTTGCCTTTAGTGTCGGTGTGATCAGTGAGGTCATGGGCGAATTACAGCGCGCTGCCGGGGCAACAGAACGTCTTGTTGAATTGCTGGATACTGAAAGTCAGGTCAGTGCCCCACAAAATCCGGTTGCTTTACCTGATTACCATGAAGGAGGGGTGAAATTTGATACTGTGAATTTCCGCTATCCTTCCCGCCCGGATATTGCAGCGTTAACGGAGGTTTCGCTTACTATTGCACCGGGGGAGACGGTGGCTTTGGTGGGGCCAAGCGGGGCAGGTAAAACCACACTGATGCAATTGATGTTGCGTTTTTATAATCTGGATTCCGGCTCTGTTGAGATCGACGGGGTGGATATTGCCCATGCTGATCCGGTTGAAGTCAGAAAGCGCATGGCCTTGGTTCCGCAAGACCCGGTGATTTTTTCCGCCAATGCCTGGGAGAATATCCGCTATGGCCGACCCGAAGCCAGTGACGAAGACGTACGGGCCGCAGCCGATGCAGCACAGGCAACAGAATTTCTGGAAAAACTGCCCGATGGGTTTGATACGTTTCTGGGGGAAAAGGGGACGCGCCTGTCAGGTGGGCAGCGTCAGCGTTTGTCTATTGCCCGTGCATTATTACGTGATCCGTCAATCTTGTTATTGGATGAAGCCACCAGTGCACTGGATGCGGAAAATGAACGGATTGTGCAACAGGCTCTGGATCGTTTAATGGTTGGGCGCACGACCTTGATCATTGCACACCGTTTAGCCACTGTGGTGAATGCAGATCGGATTTGTGTGATTGATCAGGGCTGCATTAAGGCCATTGGCACCCATCAGGAGCTTTTAGAAAACAGCGAACTTTATGCCAAGCTTGCAAAGTTGCAGTTCTCCGCCGATATGACACAATAG
- a CDS encoding DUF2927 domain-containing protein: MRTAFIFCFVFLLNAQAQAQSEKLTLKSLIAQFNTVVFVHEHGKNGREPKPLIKWNRPIVYSPSGTLTRDQVEKFFTLMKRIKRLTNLNMRMAKKGEKANLIITYLPKKALARKAKPGINCFGKISVDKKSFEIIGAKAYIPSDRPDKTDHCLIEETVQLFGLTNDSTVLKKSMFYEHSKRTSLSVSDQILLKGLYDPRLKAGMKREDAQPMVRKVLFDIVQKASKKKNR; encoded by the coding sequence ATGCGAACGGCTTTTATTTTCTGTTTTGTTTTCTTGCTGAATGCTCAAGCACAGGCTCAAAGCGAGAAACTTACCCTGAAAAGTCTAATCGCGCAGTTTAATACGGTTGTTTTTGTCCATGAACATGGCAAAAATGGACGTGAGCCCAAACCCTTGATTAAGTGGAACCGCCCGATTGTTTATTCTCCATCTGGCACATTGACGCGTGATCAGGTCGAGAAGTTTTTCACTTTGATGAAACGGATCAAACGCTTGACCAACCTGAACATGCGCATGGCAAAAAAAGGGGAAAAGGCCAATTTGATCATTACCTATCTGCCGAAAAAAGCATTGGCGAGAAAGGCCAAGCCGGGGATTAATTGTTTTGGTAAAATCAGTGTGGATAAAAAGAGTTTTGAGATCATTGGGGCCAAAGCTTATATTCCATCGGACCGTCCCGATAAAACCGATCATTGCTTGATTGAAGAAACAGTACAGCTGTTTGGGCTGACCAATGACAGTACGGTCCTTAAAAAATCCATGTTTTATGAACATTCCAAACGCACGAGCCTGTCGGTTTCTGACCAGATTTTGCTCAAAGGTCTGTATGACCCCCGTTTAAAGGCTGGTATGAAGCGCGAAGATGCCCAGCCAATGGTGCGCAAGGTTCTTTTTGATATTGTTCAAAAGGCCAGCAAGAAGAAAAATAGATAG
- a CDS encoding NapC/NirT family cytochrome c, with amino-acid sequence MIKIWNWFWTKSNRYTFACALFVIGVVCWGGFHMALDYTNQTEFCISCHEMKDNVYEEYKRTVHYQNPSGVRAGCADCHVPKDWGAKLVRKIKATGELYGAMIGKIDTKEKFNAHRMDMARKVWNQMRENGSQECKNCHSYEAMHLDKQGENAQKFMRPAAQKGEACIDCHKGVAHRLPNLFKTYDQWEEEFEAVKAMGDDAQITKAKETYVANLWEVDCGLCHALYDPKDYSADDWTGHMKVMERYTSLNEKQFGLVLEYLHK; translated from the coding sequence ATGATAAAAATCTGGAATTGGTTCTGGACGAAAAGTAACCGTTATACGTTTGCTTGCGCACTCTTTGTGATTGGCGTGGTGTGCTGGGGTGGTTTTCACATGGCGCTGGATTATACCAATCAGACGGAATTCTGCATTTCATGTCATGAGATGAAGGATAATGTTTATGAAGAATATAAACGCACCGTCCATTATCAAAACCCTTCAGGCGTGCGTGCTGGCTGTGCTGATTGTCATGTCCCTAAAGACTGGGGGGCAAAGCTGGTTCGTAAAATCAAGGCCACAGGCGAGCTTTACGGCGCAATGATCGGGAAAATTGATACGAAAGAAAAATTCAACGCTCATCGTATGGACATGGCGCGCAAGGTTTGGAACCAAATGCGTGAAAATGGCTCACAAGAATGTAAAAATTGCCATTCTTATGAGGCCATGCATCTGGATAAACAAGGCGAAAATGCCCAAAAATTTATGCGCCCTGCTGCCCAAAAAGGGGAAGCCTGCATTGATTGCCACAAAGGGGTGGCACACCGTTTACCCAATTTGTTCAAAACCTATGACCAATGGGAAGAAGAGTTTGAAGCAGTGAAAGCCATGGGCGATGATGCACAGATTACTAAAGCCAAAGAGACTTATGTGGCGAATTTATGGGAAGTCGACTGTGGACTGTGCCATGCCCTTTATGACCCTAAAGACTATAGCGCTGATGATTGGACCGGCCATATGAAAGTGATGGAACGCTATACCAGCTTAAATGAAAAACAATTTGGCTTGGTGCTGGAATATTTGCATAAATAA
- the modA gene encoding molybdate ABC transporter substrate-binding protein: MKFIWAMMVGLVWHVSAWAGSVHVAVASNFTAPMKEIAHVFEKETGHRVIVSFGSTGKLYAQILHGAPYEVFLAADQHRPRLAEEKGLAVQGTRFTYALGRLALVPQIDLKVEKFSKLAMANPKTAPYGQAAQATLQALGVYDQLKDKLIFGENIAQTYQFSQSSPQIVGLVALSQVKGQKDIWVVPEKLHQPIAQDAVLLKETTLGKAFLAYLQGTQAKAIITHYGYGG; the protein is encoded by the coding sequence ATGAAATTCATTTGGGCAATGATGGTGGGCTTGGTCTGGCATGTCTCGGCGTGGGCCGGGTCGGTGCATGTGGCCGTGGCGTCCAATTTTACGGCCCCGATGAAAGAGATCGCCCATGTTTTTGAAAAAGAGACCGGGCATCGGGTGATTGTCAGTTTTGGCTCCACAGGGAAGCTTTATGCACAAATCCTGCATGGGGCGCCTTATGAGGTGTTTTTAGCGGCTGATCAACACCGCCCCCGCTTGGCTGAAGAAAAGGGACTGGCTGTTCAGGGAACCCGCTTTACCTATGCGCTGGGCCGTTTGGCCCTTGTGCCTCAGATTGATTTGAAGGTTGAGAAATTTTCCAAACTTGCGATGGCAAACCCGAAGACAGCACCTTATGGTCAAGCCGCTCAAGCCACCTTGCAGGCACTGGGGGTGTATGATCAGCTCAAGGATAAACTGATTTTTGGGGAAAATATTGCCCAAACTTACCAATTCAGCCAAAGCAGCCCGCAGATTGTCGGCCTTGTTGCCTTGTCACAGGTGAAGGGCCAAAAAGATATCTGGGTTGTGCCTGAAAAATTGCATCAACCGATTGCTCAGGATGCCGTCCTGTTAAAAGAAACAACGCTGGGCAAAGCTTTTCTTGCTTATCTGCAAGGGACGCAGGCAAAGGCCATCATCACCCATTATGGTTATGGGGGCTGA
- the modB gene encoding molybdate ABC transporter permease subunit, translated as MVMGADVLETILLTLKLAGLTTLILLLLGTPLAWWLARSEAWFKEAIGAVVALPLVLPPTVLGFYLLIALGPHSPVGQLATSLFGQSLPFSFAGLVVGSVVYSLPFVVQPVRNAFEAIGHKPLEAAATLRASPLDAFLNVALPLARPGLLTGAVLGFAHTVGEFGVVLMIGGNIPGETKVLSIAIYDHVESLEWMQAHVLSAGMLVFSFCVILIMMVLEKRLRRGRV; from the coding sequence ATGGTTATGGGGGCTGATGTGCTGGAAACCATTCTCCTTACTTTGAAACTTGCGGGTTTAACTACCCTTATCTTATTGCTGTTGGGGACGCCACTGGCGTGGTGGTTGGCGAGGTCTGAGGCATGGTTTAAAGAAGCAATTGGCGCAGTGGTGGCTTTGCCGCTTGTCCTGCCCCCGACCGTGTTGGGTTTTTATCTGCTGATTGCACTGGGGCCGCATAGTCCAGTGGGACAATTGGCAACGTCCCTGTTTGGGCAGAGCTTGCCTTTTAGTTTTGCAGGTTTGGTCGTTGGTTCTGTTGTTTACTCCTTGCCGTTTGTTGTCCAGCCTGTGCGCAATGCCTTTGAAGCCATTGGTCATAAACCGTTGGAAGCCGCAGCGACCTTGCGCGCTTCACCACTGGATGCCTTTTTAAATGTGGCCTTGCCCTTGGCCCGACCAGGCTTGTTAACCGGGGCGGTCTTGGGGTTTGCTCATACGGTGGGGGAATTTGGCGTGGTCTTGATGATCGGGGGGAATATCCCCGGTGAAACCAAGGTGCTGTCCATTGCCATTTATGATCATGTGGAAAGTTTGGAATGGATGCAGGCTCATGTTTTATCCGCAGGCATGTTGGTCTTTAGCTTTTGTGTGATCCTGATCATGATGGTTCTGGAAAAACGTTTGAGACGGGGGCGGGTATGA
- the modC gene encoding molybdenum ABC transporter ATP-binding protein — MSKISARFQTQLDQFALDVDVHIPEKGVTALFGQSGCGKTTVLRCLAGLHRVETGFLQVGEEVWQDDHTFVPPHKRAIGYVFQDANLFDHLSVKGNLRFGYKRAKTQQDGLDFDEVVNLLGLTSLLERSPSHLSGGERQRVAIARALLNAPKMLLMDEPLSALDRFSKDEIIPYLEKLNDVLSIPIVFISHDTDEVERLADHMILMEKGQVRANGPLLDILADPSLFIAKSSKTASVFEAVIEGFESQDQLSTLRLSGAQLLVPGYVGEIGEKRRVRILATDVSLAVEKPSKTTILNVLQANICDIHAVDEARVNIVLCLGEEMQARLIARITTRSLHSFGFEVGQTVYAQVKGVSMVKRRGLK, encoded by the coding sequence ATGAGCAAGATTTCCGCACGTTTTCAAACCCAGCTGGATCAATTCGCCTTGGATGTGGATGTTCATATTCCGGAAAAAGGGGTAACGGCCCTGTTTGGGCAGTCGGGCTGTGGTAAAACAACAGTACTGCGCTGCCTTGCCGGGCTTCATCGTGTTGAGACAGGCTTTCTTCAGGTAGGGGAGGAGGTCTGGCAGGATGACCATACCTTTGTCCCCCCTCATAAACGTGCCATTGGCTATGTTTTTCAGGATGCTAATTTGTTTGATCATCTCTCTGTCAAGGGCAACCTGCGTTTTGGTTATAAACGGGCCAAGACCCAACAAGATGGGCTGGATTTTGATGAGGTTGTGAACCTGTTGGGGCTTACTTCTTTATTAGAGCGTAGCCCCTCGCACCTTTCTGGGGGGGAGCGTCAACGCGTCGCCATTGCGCGTGCGCTGCTTAATGCACCCAAGATGTTGTTGATGGATGAACCGCTCAGTGCGCTGGATCGCTTTAGCAAGGATGAAATTATTCCTTATCTGGAAAAGCTTAATGACGTGCTGTCCATTCCCATTGTCTTTATTTCCCATGATACGGACGAGGTGGAACGGCTGGCTGATCATATGATCCTGATGGAAAAAGGGCAGGTGCGCGCAAATGGCCCTTTGTTGGATATTCTTGCTGACCCCAGCCTATTCATTGCCAAAAGCTCTAAAACCGCCAGTGTGTTTGAGGCTGTTATTGAAGGCTTTGAGAGTCAGGACCAACTTTCGACACTCCGGCTCAGTGGGGCACAGCTGCTGGTCCCCGGTTATGTGGGGGAGATTGGGGAAAAGCGCCGGGTGCGGATTTTGGCAACCGATGTCAGTCTGGCTGTTGAAAAGCCATCTAAAACAACCATTTTGAATGTTTTGCAGGCCAATATTTGTGATATTCATGCGGTGGATGAGGCACGGGTCAATATTGTTTTATGTTTGGGTGAAGAGATGCAGGCCCGCTTGATTGCCCGTATTACCACGCGTTCGCTCCATAGTTTTGGCTTTGAAGTCGGGCAGACGGTTTATGCACAGGTCAAGGGTGTCTCTATGGTCAAGCGCAGGGGGCTGAAATGA
- the mobA gene encoding molybdenum cofactor guanylyltransferase MobA yields the protein MSEIYGVLLAGGLARRMGGGDKGFRTVDGVPLIERVLATITPQVKELVINANGEASRFDHLGLPVVSDSVEGFIGPLAGVLAGMDHFKGQGDWLLSVPTDTPFLPDDLVERLMQVALDQEAQIVMARSGGFDHPVVGLWSIALVEELRSALVEEDIRKLKQWIKRYRHASVEWSTEPRDPFYNANRPEDLDVS from the coding sequence ATGAGTGAAATTTACGGTGTGTTGCTGGCGGGTGGCCTTGCCCGACGTATGGGCGGTGGAGATAAAGGCTTTCGCACGGTTGATGGGGTGCCGCTTATTGAACGGGTGCTGGCAACCATTACTCCTCAGGTCAAGGAGCTGGTGATCAACGCCAATGGGGAGGCCAGCCGTTTTGATCATTTAGGGCTTCCTGTGGTATCAGACAGTGTGGAAGGGTTCATTGGACCATTGGCCGGGGTGTTGGCGGGAATGGACCATTTCAAAGGGCAAGGCGATTGGCTGTTATCTGTCCCAACAGATACGCCCTTTTTACCGGATGATCTGGTGGAACGCTTGATGCAGGTAGCACTGGACCAAGAAGCACAGATCGTCATGGCACGATCTGGCGGGTTTGATCATCCTGTTGTTGGATTATGGTCCATAGCCTTGGTGGAAGAATTACGTAGCGCTCTTGTTGAAGAAGACATCCGTAAATTAAAACAATGGATCAAGCGCTATCGTCATGCCTCGGTTGAATGGTCAACTGAACCGCGTGATCCGTTTTATAATGCCAACAGACCAGAAGATTTGGACGTTTCCTAA
- a CDS encoding FCD domain-containing protein translates to MTYKKVKQEKVADVVAKKLENNILQGLWVPGDRLPAERELAVQMSVSRPSLRTAIQQLEKQGLVETKQGGGTYVKNFLAQSLTDPLMEMLQTHPDTASDFVEFRSIIEGNAAYYAALRSTDADREILKGCFEAMEKAHAEDDPHEEADIDADFHLAIAEASHNVVLLHIMRAMVNVLREGVFYNRMQLYTRRGARDLLLKQHRAIYEPVMSGDPDEARKAAKAHLSYVQDVMRDLEREEMRQQVSSQRLERYKQKMAK, encoded by the coding sequence ATGACTTATAAAAAGGTTAAACAGGAAAAAGTCGCAGATGTGGTGGCAAAGAAACTGGAAAACAATATTCTCCAGGGATTATGGGTGCCCGGCGATCGCTTGCCCGCTGAACGCGAACTGGCCGTTCAAATGTCCGTTTCGCGCCCGAGTCTGCGCACCGCGATTCAACAATTGGAAAAGCAGGGGCTCGTGGAAACCAAACAGGGCGGTGGCACCTATGTGAAAAATTTCCTTGCCCAAAGCCTGACTGATCCACTGATGGAAATGTTACAAACCCATCCTGATACGGCCAGTGACTTTGTTGAATTTCGCTCCATCATTGAAGGCAATGCCGCTTATTATGCCGCCCTTCGTTCCACAGATGCTGATCGGGAGATTCTAAAGGGGTGTTTTGAGGCCATGGAAAAAGCCCATGCCGAAGACGACCCCCATGAAGAAGCCGATATTGATGCAGACTTCCACCTTGCCATTGCCGAAGCGTCTCATAATGTGGTGCTGCTTCATATTATGCGGGCCATGGTCAACGTGCTGCGTGAAGGGGTCTTTTACAACCGCATGCAACTTTACACCCGTCGCGGGGCACGTGACCTGTTGCTCAAACAACACCGTGCCATCTATGAGCCCGTCATGTCAGGCGACCCAGACGAAGCGCGCAAAGCTGCCAAAGCTCATTTAAGTTATGTACAAGATGTCATGCGGGACCTGGAACGTGAAGAAATGCGCCAGCAAGTTTCCAGCCAGCGCTTGGAACGCTATAAACAGAAAATGGCGAAGTAA
- a CDS encoding TRAP transporter substrate-binding protein gives MRKLILATAAAAALSLSAAPAMAGKVLLKTPVAFGTHLPGLGTPIVRVAEELKNASGGDIKMKVYEPKKLVAPFEILDAVSTGKVNAGYSTAGYWAGKMKAAPLFSAVPFGPEAGEYMAWLYYGNGMKLYQEMYDTAGYNVKVLPCAIIAPETSGWFSKPIEKPEDLQGLKMRFFGLGGKVMQKLGVSTSLLPGGEIFPALEKKAIDATEFSMPAIDKKLGFHKLVKYNYFPGWHQQATVFELLINGDTWKKMDASQQATVENVCKASMAHSFAEGEAIQFEAMKENVEKNGVKIMTWNDTMLSTFKNTWEEVAAEEAKDAGFKKVYDDLTTFRDGYAIWKANAFLPRK, from the coding sequence ATGCGTAAGCTTATTCTTGCTACGGCTGCTGCGGCAGCACTCTCTCTTTCCGCTGCACCGGCAATGGCTGGTAAAGTTCTTTTGAAAACACCGGTTGCGTTTGGTACGCACCTGCCGGGTCTGGGTACGCCGATCGTACGCGTTGCAGAAGAACTGAAGAATGCTTCTGGCGGCGACATCAAAATGAAAGTGTACGAGCCGAAGAAACTCGTTGCACCGTTTGAAATCCTTGATGCGGTTTCCACTGGTAAAGTAAACGCTGGTTATTCCACAGCGGGTTACTGGGCTGGTAAAATGAAAGCGGCACCGCTGTTCTCTGCTGTACCGTTCGGCCCGGAAGCGGGTGAATATATGGCGTGGTTGTACTATGGTAACGGTATGAAGCTGTATCAAGAAATGTACGACACAGCTGGCTACAACGTAAAAGTTCTGCCTTGTGCGATCATCGCACCGGAAACTTCTGGCTGGTTCTCTAAACCGATTGAAAAGCCGGAAGACCTGCAAGGTCTGAAAATGCGCTTCTTCGGTCTGGGTGGTAAAGTGATGCAGAAACTGGGCGTTTCCACATCCCTGCTGCCAGGCGGCGAAATTTTCCCGGCACTTGAGAAAAAAGCAATTGATGCCACTGAATTCTCCATGCCGGCAATCGACAAGAAACTCGGTTTCCACAAACTGGTTAAATACAACTACTTCCCGGGCTGGCACCAGCAAGCAACAGTTTTCGAACTGCTGATCAATGGCGACACTTGGAAGAAAATGGACGCGTCTCAACAAGCAACTGTTGAAAACGTCTGTAAAGCATCCATGGCACATTCCTTCGCAGAAGGTGAAGCCATCCAGTTTGAAGCTATGAAAGAAAACGTTGAGAAAAACGGCGTTAAAATCATGACTTGGAACGACACAATGCTGTCCACTTTCAAAAACACTTGGGAAGAAGTTGCTGCTGAAGAAGCAAAAGACGCTGGCTTCAAGAAAGTTTACGACGATCTGACAACTTTCCGCGACGGGTACGCAATCTGGAAAGCAAACGCTTTCTTGCCTCGTAAGTAA
- a CDS encoding TRAP transporter small permease subunit, protein MGTPNDLPPHPHVAEKVDELKIHEDEKHVAFPDFLDNLIRHIGHAVCGVNALLIAAIIGNVALRYGFSNGQVWMEELQWHFYAIGVMMGLSYAQVNDSHIRVDILHARFSDRTKRIVEIIGIFLFVMPFIWVVFYHSLDFVADAFRTSERSDAPLGLPFRWAIKAVIPLSFGLLGLAVFSRLSRDVYLLVKGK, encoded by the coding sequence ATGGGTACACCAAACGATCTCCCCCCACATCCCCATGTGGCGGAGAAAGTCGACGAACTAAAAATCCATGAGGATGAAAAACACGTCGCTTTCCCTGACTTTCTTGACAATCTTATTCGTCATATCGGCCATGCGGTCTGCGGTGTGAATGCACTTTTGATAGCTGCCATTATCGGCAATGTGGCCCTGCGTTATGGCTTTTCCAACGGTCAGGTCTGGATGGAAGAACTGCAATGGCACTTCTACGCCATCGGTGTGATGATGGGCTTGTCTTATGCGCAAGTAAACGACAGTCACATCCGCGTGGATATTCTTCATGCCCGTTTTTCTGATCGCACCAAACGCATTGTCGAAATCATCGGTATCTTCCTGTTTGTCATGCCGTTTATCTGGGTGGTTTTCTATCACTCTCTCGATTTCGTTGCGGATGCCTTCCGTACAAGCGAACGATCTGATGCACCGTTGGGCCTGCCGTTTCGTTGGGCAATTAAGGCTGTGATCCCACTGTCTTTCGGCCTGCTGGGTCTGGCTGTGTTCTCTCGTCTTTCTCGTGATGTTTACCTGCTTGTGAAGGGGAAATAA